A portion of the Bifidobacterium bifidum ATCC 29521 = JCM 1255 = DSM 20456 genome contains these proteins:
- a CDS encoding DUF559 domain-containing protein encodes MRHQAWLIQRYYLKRCRAVRDTLEHEPVFALSSALGLMGIAPPETAVLDLGKEHIVVRNRDARRGHPANVACHAWSLLDDRIVIRIFDLYCTSPAATFAQFVRFNWFEETIILADRLTCRDERLRRATKQELMDFLDERKVYGGKAARRALRLSRPNTDSRWERELRLDAMKWGLPNPEANHPVDLGSGLAWLDMAYEKYRVAMEFHGQQHLEQYVADTRRMNALAAKNWVVLPAWQSTVLDQAELHRYFSQVAAALEHAGAVDFLHPRMDLWTLSGNPELLEPF; translated from the coding sequence ATGCGGCATCAGGCGTGGCTCATCCAGCGCTATTACCTGAAGCGTTGCCGGGCGGTCAGGGATACGCTGGAGCATGAGCCGGTATTCGCGTTGTCGTCGGCGCTGGGACTGATGGGCATTGCACCGCCCGAGACCGCCGTCCTTGATTTGGGCAAGGAACATATCGTCGTTCGGAATCGTGACGCGCGACGCGGTCATCCCGCCAATGTCGCATGTCACGCGTGGTCATTGCTGGACGACCGTATCGTAATCCGCATCTTTGATCTGTACTGCACGTCACCCGCCGCGACGTTCGCCCAATTCGTGCGGTTCAACTGGTTCGAGGAAACAATCATATTGGCGGATCGGCTGACATGCCGTGACGAGCGGCTGAGGCGCGCGACCAAACAGGAACTGATGGATTTCCTTGATGAGCGGAAGGTCTATGGCGGCAAGGCCGCACGCCGGGCGTTGCGTTTGTCTCGCCCGAACACCGATTCCCGGTGGGAACGGGAGCTGCGTCTGGATGCGATGAAATGGGGATTGCCGAATCCGGAGGCGAACCATCCGGTCGATTTGGGGTCTGGATTGGCATGGCTTGACATGGCATACGAGAAGTATCGCGTGGCGATGGAATTTCATGGGCAGCAGCATCTGGAACAGTATGTAGCGGACACGAGGCGCATGAACGCATTGGCGGCCAAGAATTGGGTGGTGCTTCCGGCCTGGCAGAGTACGGTGCTTGACCAGGCCGAACTGCATCGATACTTCAGTCAGGTGGCCGCCGCTTTGGAGCATGCCGGTGCCGTCGATTTTCTGCATCCGCGCATGGATCTGTGGACGTTGAGCGGCAATCCGGAGCTGCTGGAACCGTTTTGA
- the metK gene encoding methionine adenosyltransferase gives MTNQERKLISAESVTEGHPDKVCDQISDEILDELLRQDPQSHVAVETSAATGVFLVFGEVTSKGYVDVQSTVRETLRRIGYTSSEVGLDADSCGVIVAITGQSAEINQGVARLTGEKETEASREERYEAQGAGDQGVMFGYATDETDVLMPLPIYLAHRLAFRLTEVRKSGEVPHLRPDGKTQVTIEYDENDKPLRVDTVLISTQHDPEASQEWLAAQLKEHVIDPMLDEVLGDGVKHDDYRQLVNPTGSFVLGGPAADAGLTGRKIIVDTYGGAAHHGGGAFSGKDPSKVDRSAAYATRWVAKNIVAAGLAHRVELQVAYAIGVAEPVSVNVETFGTEIGVTREQIQQAVRKVFDLRPAAIIDELDLKRPIYAKTAAYGHFGRVDVEFPWERTDKVEELKAAIR, from the coding sequence ATGACCAATCAGGAGCGCAAGCTCATCTCGGCCGAATCTGTGACCGAAGGCCACCCCGACAAGGTATGCGACCAGATTTCCGACGAAATCCTCGACGAACTGCTTCGGCAGGATCCGCAGTCGCACGTCGCCGTCGAGACCTCCGCCGCGACCGGTGTGTTCCTCGTGTTCGGTGAGGTGACGTCAAAGGGGTATGTCGACGTCCAGTCCACCGTGCGCGAGACGCTGCGCCGCATCGGCTACACGTCTTCCGAGGTCGGCCTCGACGCCGACTCCTGCGGCGTGATCGTCGCCATCACCGGCCAGAGCGCCGAGATCAATCAGGGTGTGGCGCGCCTCACCGGCGAGAAGGAGACCGAGGCCAGCCGCGAGGAGCGGTACGAGGCCCAGGGCGCCGGCGACCAGGGCGTGATGTTCGGTTACGCCACCGACGAGACCGACGTGCTGATGCCGCTGCCGATCTATCTGGCCCACCGTCTGGCCTTCCGCCTGACCGAAGTGCGCAAGTCCGGCGAAGTGCCGCACCTGCGCCCGGACGGCAAGACCCAGGTGACCATCGAATACGACGAGAACGACAAGCCGTTGCGCGTCGACACCGTGCTGATCTCCACGCAGCACGACCCGGAGGCGAGTCAGGAATGGCTGGCCGCCCAGCTCAAGGAGCATGTCATCGACCCGATGCTGGACGAGGTGCTCGGCGACGGTGTCAAGCATGACGATTACCGTCAGCTCGTCAACCCGACCGGCTCGTTCGTCCTCGGAGGTCCGGCCGCCGACGCCGGCCTGACCGGCCGCAAGATCATCGTCGACACGTACGGCGGCGCCGCCCACCATGGCGGCGGCGCGTTCAGCGGCAAGGACCCGTCCAAGGTCGACCGTTCCGCCGCGTACGCGACCCGCTGGGTGGCGAAGAACATCGTCGCCGCGGGGCTGGCGCACCGTGTCGAGCTGCAGGTCGCCTACGCGATTGGCGTGGCCGAACCGGTGTCGGTCAACGTCGAGACGTTCGGCACCGAAATCGGCGTGACCCGCGAGCAGATCCAGCAGGCCGTGCGCAAGGTGTTCGACCTGCGTCCCGCCGCGATCATCGACGAGCTTGACCTCAAGCGCCCGATTTACGCGAAGACCGCCGCATACGGCCACTTCGGCCGCGTCGACGTCGAGTTCCCGTGGGAGCGCACCGACAAGGTCGAAGAGCTCAAGGCCGCCATCCGCTGA
- the rpoZ gene encoding DNA-directed RNA polymerase subunit omega, with amino-acid sequence MAEETKDTEVKGNEEFGTAPVPEGFANPPIDDLMKHADSKYALAIFAAKRARQINSYFTQLNEGLLQNVGPLVEYQNQEKPLSIAFREIDEGLLEETLGEDDLSEGN; translated from the coding sequence ATGGCAGAAGAAACCAAGGATACCGAGGTCAAGGGCAACGAGGAGTTCGGCACCGCGCCCGTGCCCGAGGGTTTCGCGAACCCGCCGATCGACGATCTGATGAAGCACGCCGATTCCAAGTACGCGCTGGCCATCTTCGCCGCCAAGCGCGCCCGTCAGATCAACTCTTACTTCACCCAGCTCAACGAGGGCCTGCTGCAGAACGTCGGCCCGCTGGTCGAATACCAGAACCAGGAGAAGCCGCTGTCGATCGCTTTCCGCGAGATCGACGAGGGCCTGCTGGAGGAGACTCTGGGCGAGGATGATCTGAGCGAAGGCAACTGA
- the ilvD gene encoding dihydroxy-acid dehydratase — protein sequence MTEMRSAKIMNGRVFAGARALYRAAGVKGDDMGKKPIIAIANSFDEFLPGHVHLNKVGRIVSEAIKEAGGIPREFNTMAVDDGIAMGHTGMLYSLPSRDIIADTVEYQCNAHCADALICIPNCDKVVPGMLMAALRLNIPTVFVSGGPMEAGTTILADGTVKSTDLIDVMYATADDSVSDEELLNYEKTVCPTCGSCAGMFTANSMNCLTEAIGLALPGNGTILASHSYRKDLFKRAAQQVVKIAHQYYDDSDDSVLPRSIATKEAFENAMTMDVAMGGSTNTVLHILAMAQSADVDFTLDDIERISHTVPCICKASPSGKWEISDIHRAGGITGILGELDRAGKLHTNVHSIDYPTLEAKLADWDIMRPTCTEEAQQMYKAAPGHIISPEPWTHTTLFDSLDRDRANGAIHDIDHPEIHEGGLAVLRGNLAPDGCVVKTAGVPQEIWKFRGPALVVDSQEQAIEVILDDTLKPGMALVIRYEGPKGGPGMQEMLYPTSFVKGKGIGKQVAMLTDGRYSGGSSGLAIGHMAPEAANKGPVALIKNGDIIDIDIEARSVNVELTDEQLAERRRELEAGDGYVAHRDRKVSQALKAYAAFARSADKGATRDPELINKLSGLA from the coding sequence ATGACTGAAATGCGATCTGCAAAAATCATGAACGGGCGCGTCTTCGCAGGTGCCCGAGCCCTCTACCGTGCAGCTGGCGTCAAAGGTGACGACATGGGCAAGAAGCCCATCATCGCCATCGCCAACTCGTTCGACGAGTTCCTGCCCGGCCACGTCCACCTCAACAAGGTCGGCCGTATCGTCTCCGAGGCCATCAAGGAGGCCGGCGGCATCCCGCGCGAGTTCAACACCATGGCCGTCGACGACGGCATCGCCATGGGCCACACCGGCATGCTGTACTCCCTGCCCAGCCGCGACATCATCGCCGACACCGTCGAATACCAGTGCAACGCGCACTGCGCCGACGCACTGATCTGCATCCCGAACTGCGACAAGGTCGTCCCCGGCATGCTCATGGCCGCGCTGCGCCTCAACATCCCCACCGTGTTCGTCTCCGGCGGCCCGATGGAGGCCGGCACCACGATCCTCGCCGACGGCACCGTCAAGAGCACCGACCTCATCGACGTGATGTACGCCACCGCCGACGATTCCGTCTCCGACGAGGAGCTGCTCAACTACGAGAAGACCGTCTGCCCGACCTGCGGCTCCTGCGCCGGCATGTTCACCGCCAACTCGATGAACTGCCTGACCGAGGCCATCGGCTTGGCGCTGCCCGGCAACGGCACGATCCTCGCCTCCCACTCCTACCGCAAGGACCTGTTCAAGCGCGCCGCGCAGCAGGTCGTCAAGATCGCCCACCAGTACTATGACGACTCCGACGACTCCGTACTGCCGCGCTCCATCGCCACCAAGGAGGCGTTCGAGAACGCCATGACCATGGACGTCGCTATGGGCGGTTCCACCAACACCGTGCTGCACATCCTCGCCATGGCGCAGTCCGCCGACGTGGACTTCACGCTTGACGACATCGAGCGCATCTCGCACACCGTGCCGTGTATCTGCAAGGCGTCGCCGTCCGGCAAGTGGGAGATCTCCGACATTCACCGCGCTGGCGGCATCACCGGCATCCTCGGCGAGCTCGACCGCGCCGGCAAGCTGCACACCAACGTGCACTCCATCGACTACCCGACGCTGGAAGCCAAGCTGGCGGACTGGGACATCATGCGTCCCACCTGCACCGAAGAAGCCCAGCAGATGTACAAGGCGGCTCCCGGCCACATCATCTCTCCCGAACCGTGGACGCACACCACGCTGTTCGACTCACTGGACCGCGACCGCGCCAACGGCGCCATCCACGACATCGACCATCCGGAGATCCACGAGGGCGGTCTCGCCGTGCTGCGCGGCAACCTCGCTCCCGACGGCTGCGTCGTCAAGACCGCGGGCGTGCCGCAGGAGATCTGGAAGTTCCGCGGACCGGCACTGGTGGTCGATTCGCAGGAGCAGGCCATCGAGGTGATCCTCGACGACACGCTGAAGCCCGGCATGGCGCTGGTGATTCGTTACGAGGGTCCGAAGGGCGGCCCGGGCATGCAGGAGATGCTGTACCCGACGTCCTTCGTCAAGGGCAAGGGCATCGGCAAGCAGGTCGCCATGCTCACCGACGGTCGCTACTCCGGCGGCTCCTCGGGTCTGGCCATCGGGCACATGGCTCCCGAGGCGGCGAACAAGGGCCCGGTGGCGCTCATCAAGAACGGCGACATCATCGACATCGACATCGAGGCCCGTTCCGTGAACGTCGAGCTGACCGACGAGCAGCTGGCCGAGCGCCGCCGCGAACTGGAGGCCGGCGATGGCTACGTGGCGCACCGCGACCGCAAGGTGAGCCAGGCCCTCAAGGCGTACGCCGCCTTCGCGCGCTCCGCCGACAAGGGCGCCACGCGAGACCCCGAGCTCATCAACAAGCTCTCCGGCCTCGCGTGA